In Hermetia illucens chromosome 5, iHerIll2.2.curated.20191125, whole genome shotgun sequence, a single window of DNA contains:
- the LOC119657780 gene encoding protein tramtrack, beta isoform isoform X1 codes for MLPQQYCLRWRYHHSNLQTMFSQLLDRGCFCDVTLACEGQIIRAHRVVLCACSTYFDSMLTNYSIEKDTIIIMKDAKFSDVKYLIEFMYKGEINVEHENLASLLKTAEELKIKGLAEVSWREDDGEPPIPETEHNIPERIEQTPTINEEIVMPRMPVLTPIPSPNNADSHAVGVNPKRKRGRPPLDEEYDVYSTPQLPQIVENATTPSTQANDNVNALDSTQSPSMDESSQCEPSVSIHTDSRDKPEDWIKDELDADMDSPSDDIKEEEDSPDEHGSTSNFLLTPQEQEEWRDVVKMDTYLAKGRRPQFWEEPFTKRVMEAIKTKELEMKKAAQLLGVSYGTLYGRYRETYGCLKHPYRTLLQYRGVLSEKGKMRTKVDSNFQLGSDLDSQ; via the exons ATGTTGCCGCAACAGTACTGTCTACGATGGAGGTACCATCACAGCAACTTGCAAACAATGTTTTCACAACTCCTTGATAGAGGTTGTTTCTGCGATGTGACCTTAGCATGTGAAGGGCAAATTATCCGCGCCCACCGAGTTGTTCTGTGCGCTTGTAGTACCTACTTTGACTCGATGCTCACAAACTACTCTATTGAAAAGGATACCATCATTATAATGAAAGATGCCAAATTCTCAGACGTGAAATACTTAATTGAATTCATGTACAAAGGGGAGATTAATGTAGAACAT GAAAACTTGGCATCTCTTTTGAAAACAGCAGAGGAGTTGAAAATCAAGGGACTTGCGGAGGTGTCATGGCGTGAGGATGATGGGGAACCGCCCATTCCCGAAACTGAACATAACATTCCAGAGAGAATTGAGCAGACTCCAACCATAAATGAGGAAATTGTGATGCCACGAATGCCAGTATTAACACCAATACCCTCGCCAAACAATGCGGACTCGCATGCGGTTGGTGTCAATCCAAAACGAAAACGAGGTAGACCACCTTTAGATGAGGAATACGATGTTTACAGCAC ACCGCAGTTGCCACAAATAGTTGAAAACGCAACAACGCCATCTACCCAAGCAAATGACAATGTAAACGCGTTGGATTCAACTCAATCACCTTCTATGGATGAATCGTCGCAATGTGAACCAAGTGTCTCAATACATACGGACAGCAGGGACAAACCTGAGGATTGGATCAAAGACGAATTAGATGCCGACATGGATTCCCCGTCAGATGATATCAAAGAAGAGGAAGACAGTCCGGACGAACATGGTTCAACATCGAATTTCCTTTTAACCCCTCAAGAGCAAGAAGAATGGAGAGACGTTGTAAAAATGGATACATATTTAGCAAAAGGACGAAGACCTCAATTTTGGGAGGAACCATTCACGAAACGA GTTATGGAAGCAATTAAAACAAAAGAATTGGAAATGAAGAAAGCTGCACAACTACTAGGAGTGTCATACGGTACATTGTACGGGCGATATCGTGAAACCTATGGTTGCCTCAAACATCCATACAG AACATTATTACAATATCGAGGTGTTTTGTCAGAAAAGGGGAAAATGCGAACAAAAGTAG ATTCAAACTTCCAACTAGGTTCCGATTTGGACAGCCAATGA
- the LOC119657780 gene encoding protein tramtrack, beta isoform isoform X2 — protein MLPQQYCLRWRYHHSNLQTMFSQLLDRGCFCDVTLACEGQIIRAHRVVLCACSTYFDSMLTNYSIEKDTIIIMKDAKFSDVKYLIEFMYKGEINVEHENLASLLKTAEELKIKGLAEVSWREDDGEPPIPETEHNIPERIEQTPTINEEIVMPRMPVLTPIPSPNNADSHAVGVNPKRKRGRPPLDEEYDVYSTPQLPQIVENATTPSTQANDNVNALDSTQSPSMDESSQCEPSVSIHTDSRDKPEDWIKDELDADMDSPSDDIKEEEDSPDEHGSTSNFLLTPQEQEEWRDVVKMDTYLAKGRRPQFWEEPFTKRVMEAIKTKELEMKKAAQLLGVSYGTLYGRYRETYGCLKHPYRTLLQYRGVLSEKGKMRTKIQTSN, from the exons ATGTTGCCGCAACAGTACTGTCTACGATGGAGGTACCATCACAGCAACTTGCAAACAATGTTTTCACAACTCCTTGATAGAGGTTGTTTCTGCGATGTGACCTTAGCATGTGAAGGGCAAATTATCCGCGCCCACCGAGTTGTTCTGTGCGCTTGTAGTACCTACTTTGACTCGATGCTCACAAACTACTCTATTGAAAAGGATACCATCATTATAATGAAAGATGCCAAATTCTCAGACGTGAAATACTTAATTGAATTCATGTACAAAGGGGAGATTAATGTAGAACAT GAAAACTTGGCATCTCTTTTGAAAACAGCAGAGGAGTTGAAAATCAAGGGACTTGCGGAGGTGTCATGGCGTGAGGATGATGGGGAACCGCCCATTCCCGAAACTGAACATAACATTCCAGAGAGAATTGAGCAGACTCCAACCATAAATGAGGAAATTGTGATGCCACGAATGCCAGTATTAACACCAATACCCTCGCCAAACAATGCGGACTCGCATGCGGTTGGTGTCAATCCAAAACGAAAACGAGGTAGACCACCTTTAGATGAGGAATACGATGTTTACAGCAC ACCGCAGTTGCCACAAATAGTTGAAAACGCAACAACGCCATCTACCCAAGCAAATGACAATGTAAACGCGTTGGATTCAACTCAATCACCTTCTATGGATGAATCGTCGCAATGTGAACCAAGTGTCTCAATACATACGGACAGCAGGGACAAACCTGAGGATTGGATCAAAGACGAATTAGATGCCGACATGGATTCCCCGTCAGATGATATCAAAGAAGAGGAAGACAGTCCGGACGAACATGGTTCAACATCGAATTTCCTTTTAACCCCTCAAGAGCAAGAAGAATGGAGAGACGTTGTAAAAATGGATACATATTTAGCAAAAGGACGAAGACCTCAATTTTGGGAGGAACCATTCACGAAACGA GTTATGGAAGCAATTAAAACAAAAGAATTGGAAATGAAGAAAGCTGCACAACTACTAGGAGTGTCATACGGTACATTGTACGGGCGATATCGTGAAACCTATGGTTGCCTCAAACATCCATACAG AACATTATTACAATATCGAGGTGTTTTGTCAGAAAAGGGGAAAATGCGAACAAAA ATTCAAACTTCCAACTAG
- the LOC119657780 gene encoding protein tramtrack, beta isoform isoform X3, which produces MLPQQYCLRWRYHHSNLQTMFSQLLDRGCFCDVTLACEGQIIRAHRVVLCACSTYFDSMLTNYSIEKDTIIIMKDAKFSDVKYLIEFMYKGEINVEHENLASLLKTAEELKIKGLAEVSWREDDGEPPIPETEHNIPERIEQTPTINEEIVMPRMPVLTPIPSPNNADSHAVGVNPKRKRGRPPLDEEYDVYSTPQLPQIVENATTPSTQANDNVNALDSTQSPSMDESSQCEPSVSIHTDSRDKPEDWIKDELDADMDSPSDDIKEEEDSPDEHGSTSNFLLTPQEQEEWRDVVKMDTYLAKGRRPQFWEEPFTKRVMEAIKTKELEMKKAAQLLGVSYGTLYGRYRETYGCLKHPYRFKLPTRFRFGQPMMAELIN; this is translated from the exons ATGTTGCCGCAACAGTACTGTCTACGATGGAGGTACCATCACAGCAACTTGCAAACAATGTTTTCACAACTCCTTGATAGAGGTTGTTTCTGCGATGTGACCTTAGCATGTGAAGGGCAAATTATCCGCGCCCACCGAGTTGTTCTGTGCGCTTGTAGTACCTACTTTGACTCGATGCTCACAAACTACTCTATTGAAAAGGATACCATCATTATAATGAAAGATGCCAAATTCTCAGACGTGAAATACTTAATTGAATTCATGTACAAAGGGGAGATTAATGTAGAACAT GAAAACTTGGCATCTCTTTTGAAAACAGCAGAGGAGTTGAAAATCAAGGGACTTGCGGAGGTGTCATGGCGTGAGGATGATGGGGAACCGCCCATTCCCGAAACTGAACATAACATTCCAGAGAGAATTGAGCAGACTCCAACCATAAATGAGGAAATTGTGATGCCACGAATGCCAGTATTAACACCAATACCCTCGCCAAACAATGCGGACTCGCATGCGGTTGGTGTCAATCCAAAACGAAAACGAGGTAGACCACCTTTAGATGAGGAATACGATGTTTACAGCAC ACCGCAGTTGCCACAAATAGTTGAAAACGCAACAACGCCATCTACCCAAGCAAATGACAATGTAAACGCGTTGGATTCAACTCAATCACCTTCTATGGATGAATCGTCGCAATGTGAACCAAGTGTCTCAATACATACGGACAGCAGGGACAAACCTGAGGATTGGATCAAAGACGAATTAGATGCCGACATGGATTCCCCGTCAGATGATATCAAAGAAGAGGAAGACAGTCCGGACGAACATGGTTCAACATCGAATTTCCTTTTAACCCCTCAAGAGCAAGAAGAATGGAGAGACGTTGTAAAAATGGATACATATTTAGCAAAAGGACGAAGACCTCAATTTTGGGAGGAACCATTCACGAAACGA GTTATGGAAGCAATTAAAACAAAAGAATTGGAAATGAAGAAAGCTGCACAACTACTAGGAGTGTCATACGGTACATTGTACGGGCGATATCGTGAAACCTATGGTTGCCTCAAACATCCATACAG ATTCAAACTTCCAACTAGGTTCCGATTTGGACAGCCAATGATGGCAGAATTGATTAACTGA
- the LOC119657780 gene encoding protein tramtrack, beta isoform isoform X4 → MLPQQYCLRWRYHHSNLQTMFSQLLDRGCFCDVTLACEGQIIRAHRVVLCACSTYFDSMLTNYSIEKDTIIIMKDAKFSDVKYLIEFMYKGEINVEHENLASLLKTAEELKIKGLAEVSWREDDGEPPIPETEHNIPERIEQTPTINEEIVMPRMPVLTPIPSPNNADSHAVGVNPKRKRGRPPLDEEYDVYSTPQLPQIVENATTPSTQANDNVNALDSTQSPSMDESSQCEPSVSIHTDSRDKPEDWIKDELDADMDSPSDDIKEEEDSPDEHGSTSNFLLTPQEQEEWRDVVKMDTYLAKGRRPQFWEEPFTKRVMEAIKTKELEMKKAAQLLGVSYGTLYGRYRETYGCLKHPYRLVSFFL, encoded by the exons ATGTTGCCGCAACAGTACTGTCTACGATGGAGGTACCATCACAGCAACTTGCAAACAATGTTTTCACAACTCCTTGATAGAGGTTGTTTCTGCGATGTGACCTTAGCATGTGAAGGGCAAATTATCCGCGCCCACCGAGTTGTTCTGTGCGCTTGTAGTACCTACTTTGACTCGATGCTCACAAACTACTCTATTGAAAAGGATACCATCATTATAATGAAAGATGCCAAATTCTCAGACGTGAAATACTTAATTGAATTCATGTACAAAGGGGAGATTAATGTAGAACAT GAAAACTTGGCATCTCTTTTGAAAACAGCAGAGGAGTTGAAAATCAAGGGACTTGCGGAGGTGTCATGGCGTGAGGATGATGGGGAACCGCCCATTCCCGAAACTGAACATAACATTCCAGAGAGAATTGAGCAGACTCCAACCATAAATGAGGAAATTGTGATGCCACGAATGCCAGTATTAACACCAATACCCTCGCCAAACAATGCGGACTCGCATGCGGTTGGTGTCAATCCAAAACGAAAACGAGGTAGACCACCTTTAGATGAGGAATACGATGTTTACAGCAC ACCGCAGTTGCCACAAATAGTTGAAAACGCAACAACGCCATCTACCCAAGCAAATGACAATGTAAACGCGTTGGATTCAACTCAATCACCTTCTATGGATGAATCGTCGCAATGTGAACCAAGTGTCTCAATACATACGGACAGCAGGGACAAACCTGAGGATTGGATCAAAGACGAATTAGATGCCGACATGGATTCCCCGTCAGATGATATCAAAGAAGAGGAAGACAGTCCGGACGAACATGGTTCAACATCGAATTTCCTTTTAACCCCTCAAGAGCAAGAAGAATGGAGAGACGTTGTAAAAATGGATACATATTTAGCAAAAGGACGAAGACCTCAATTTTGGGAGGAACCATTCACGAAACGA GTTATGGAAGCAATTAAAACAAAAGAATTGGAAATGAAGAAAGCTGCACAACTACTAGGAGTGTCATACGGTACATTGTACGGGCGATATCGTGAAACCTATGGTTGCCTCAAACATCCATACAG aTTGGTCAGTTTTTTCTTGTAG